The region ATTTGGGTGCAAAACCCTGCTCCTTAATCAACAATAAACTCTTAACCAATTTATGCGCAAAAATCGCCTCCAAATGAAAATGCTTCGCCCAATAACGTTGCATATACTCTAGCTGTTGCTGTAGGCTATGCGGAAAGAGCTTAGCTGGTTTTTCCAACAACTCAAAAAGTGTCTCGCCTTCAGGGCCAAAGGCAAAGCCCGACTGTAGATAGTGGCGCAACGTGGCAATCGCAGGGATATAAATGCTCTGACTACGCAACGGCTCATCAACAAACAGCTCACCATAAGGCGCAAACGCAGGATTATTATTGGCTAAAAAGAGCATCCAACTCTCCTCCATCTCCACCTCCCAGCGATTTTCAGAGGCTTGAGGATCGGATAAGTAGTGCGCTAAGGTTACTTTTTCCTGATAAACATCCCGTGGAGAAAAGAGCGCTCCAAAGAGTTCAATCATCTTTTTACGCTTATTCTTCCCATAAGACAAATCAATCTGAGAAAAGAAATTAGACCACATCTTTCCATCGTGTTTTTCTCGATACAACCTAACCAGATAATGATTAATTTCATCAATAAGCGCCATGGCATTCACCTCGTGCGCCTGCCAAGCTTCCGATTTTTCCTTGCTCAGATTTACCTTAATACAAAAGTTACGCACTGCCTGCACATCAGCAAAAATGACATTACCAGAGAGCTCATACAATGCCTCGTCAAATTGATACTTTCTGCGCACCTCATTAGCAATATGAAACGCACGCTCTCCAGATATGTTCTGCTGTGCATCTTGGCGTTGAACCTTAAGCCATACTCCCTTTTCCATGGTAACTCCCCTTATCTTCTCTCTAAATAGCCAGACTGCGAGGATGGAAAGAGTATCTATGACACTGTTGTTAGGCGTGTTAATACGTGGTAACTCACCACCCTCTGATTGAAATTATAACACGGTTTAGGCAAAAAGACAAGTCTATTTTATGCTCAATGTTAAATATTATTAGAATCTTCCATAATAGGATAATAAAATGTGCCTAAACCCCTTCCATCTCCTCTCTAGGAAGCCACATCAGAAGATCGTAGCGCCAGCTAGGGCTAAAGGGCACATTGACCACCCGCCAATAACGAAGAGATTCAAAGAGTGCAGGCGATAAAAAGGGCGTAATCTCATCATTATGAAGCATCTGTTCCCGTGCACGATCGCTCAATTGCCACTTATTTAGTAAAGCAGGCTCTTGTTGATAGGCACTTAGCGATACGCGATAGTCGTGAATGATATGTGTCAACTCCGTATGACTGCGAGAATCAGTACTAAGGAGCATATTCAAGGGCAGTGGCTCCTCAATCGTCTGATAAAGCCACATAAACTCCCCACTAGCAAGCAAAGGTTGCGCATAATAAGACGAAAGCACCATCGCATCCAACTCCCCACTCTGCATCAAGTTAGCTCCTTGCGCTTGGTCACGCACCTGAATGCGCGAAAATCCACCATTCTCTAACCAGTAATCGAGGGCGTAATCGCTTAACGTGCCCACTGTCATCCCCACGCGCCAAGTAGCCATACTATTAACATCCAGAGATTTTCGTACGACCAACCCCGCGTCAATGGCACTGGAGAGAATCACCTGATGCTTGGCAAACTCACTCTCCCCCTCAAACATATTATAATATGTAAAAAAGTCGACAAAGTAAAAGTCTACCTCATGCCGCTCCAGACGCTCTTCTAGCGTACCCTCCCCATCCACCACCACCTGCCAATCATAATATTGAAGACTCTTATCTTTAGGCAACGAAAAAGGAATACCCTCCATCTCCGATCCGACTAAAATTGTATAGCGACGATCCTCTGCTTCTCTCTTTTGACACCCCAAAAACGAAAGTACACCTAATACGATAATAAGAATTCTTCGCATATCTAATTCAATATCTCCTAATTATTTAGCAACTTCTTGAATCAACGTCATCAGTGCATCGGCGGTTAATCCGACATCTACTGCCACCTCTCCAGCCTTACCACTCGCGCCAAAACGTTCAATAGAGATAGCACCCGCATGCGCTAGCGACGCCCAGCCACCACGTACCCCCGCCTCCACACTGATTACAGGTAACCCATCACCCACCAAGTGCCGATAGTGAGGAACATTCTGCTCTAATAATCGACGAGAAGATACGGATACAACCCGCACCCCAATCGACATCTTTTCTGCCACCGCAACCGCCAAGCTCACCTCCGAACCCGTCGCTAACACCACCACTTGGGGATGAACCTTCGGCTCAAAAGCAACATATCCACCCTTAGCCATCCCCTCTTGCCAACCATGAGGCTTAGGAAGCACCGGTAAATCTTGACGGCTCAACGCCAAGACCACAGGCCTCTCTTTTTGCGTCAATGCCCACTGCCAAGCCCAAGCACTCTCTTGCGCATCGGCAGGACGCAACACCTCCATGTTCGGGATAAGGCGTAACGACTCTATCTGCTCGATAGGTTGATGGGTTGGGCCATCTTCTCCCACATAGATACTATCATGTGTTAAGACATAAACCACAGGTAAATGCATCAACGCCGCTAAGCGCATCGCCGCCCGCATGTAGTCAGAGAAGACTAAAAAGGTCGCGCAAAAAACTTTAAATCCACCATGTAGCGCCAACCCATTCGTAATGCTCGCCATCGCATGCTCACGAACACCAAAGTGCAACATCTTTGCCTCGCGATGGTCGGCACTAAATCCCACCGGCCAATCAGCAATCGCCGTATTGTTCGATGGCGCTAAATCGGCACTCCCGCCCATCAACGCAGGCACACGCCTAGCCACCTCTTGCAAAATGCGCCCACTTGCCACGCGCGTAGCAACCTTGTCGCCCTCGTTGAAGAGTTGCTCCCAATGCTCTGATGCTAAATAACTATAAGATTCGGTGTGAATCGCCTCCCACGCTTTATTTAAATCTGGGTGTTGACGTTGCCAATGCAATAGCTGATTTTGATATGCACCGCGTAGATGATCGATCGCGTTACGACGCGCTTGCATCCATTGAATCGCACGTGGATCGACATAAAAATCGACCCCTTCGGGCACACCTAACGCCTTGCGCGTGGCGATAATCTCCTCTTGCCCCAACGGCGCCCCGTGAATCTTATGCGACCCTGCCTTCGTGGCTGCACCCTTGCCGATAATCGTTTTAGCAATAATAAGCAAAGGCTTATCACCATCTTGCTGTGTGTTAGCCTGCGCAAACGCACCATCAATCGCGTCATAATCATGCCCGTCTATCTCGATAACCTGCCAGCCATAACTCGCAAAACGCATAGCCACATTTTCACTAAAGGCTAAATCGGTCTTGCCCTCGATGGTGATTTGGTTGCTATCATAAATAGCGATAAGTTTCCCCAGTTTGAGATGCCCTGCCAGCGATGCAGCTTCGCCACTAAGCCCCTCCATCATACAGCCGTCACCCATCACCACATAGGTTTTATGGTCGACAATACGCTCTTCGCCTTGATTAAAACGCTTGGCAAGATTGGCTTCGGCAATCGCCATGCCCACCGCCGTAGCAAAACCCGCAGCCAAAGGCCCAGTCGTCGTC is a window of Entomospira culicis DNA encoding:
- the tkt gene encoding transketolase; translation: MENQEAFTAIATSLRCLSMDMVQSANSGHPGLPMGMADVMAVLYGKYLKHDPSDPKWCDRDRFVLSAGHGSSLLYALLHLSGYDLPLSELRRFRQLHSATAGHPEYGHTVGVETTTGPLAAGFATAVGMAIAEANLAKRFNQGEERIVDHKTYVVMGDGCMMEGLSGEAASLAGHLKLGKLIAIYDSNQITIEGKTDLAFSENVAMRFASYGWQVIEIDGHDYDAIDGAFAQANTQQDGDKPLLIIAKTIIGKGAATKAGSHKIHGAPLGQEEIIATRKALGVPEGVDFYVDPRAIQWMQARRNAIDHLRGAYQNQLLHWQRQHPDLNKAWEAIHTESYSYLASEHWEQLFNEGDKVATRVASGRILQEVARRVPALMGGSADLAPSNNTAIADWPVGFSADHREAKMLHFGVREHAMASITNGLALHGGFKVFCATFLVFSDYMRAAMRLAALMHLPVVYVLTHDSIYVGEDGPTHQPIEQIESLRLIPNMEVLRPADAQESAWAWQWALTQKERPVVLALSRQDLPVLPKPHGWQEGMAKGGYVAFEPKVHPQVVVLATGSEVSLAVAVAEKMSIGVRVVSVSSRRLLEQNVPHYRHLVGDGLPVISVEAGVRGGWASLAHAGAISIERFGASGKAGEVAVDVGLTADALMTLIQEVAK